One genomic region from Bactrocera tryoni isolate S06 chromosome 3, CSIRO_BtryS06_freeze2, whole genome shotgun sequence encodes:
- the LOC120771767 gene encoding E3 ubiquitin-protein ligase SHPRH-like, with protein MHKKIILCKIAVEDNSATQQSIENYMTTSNSFEWDDKKWTKLFPFPTDLLAKLNTNVHHVITIDKCIDEIKAENFLAVTYNINRAVPSLEDQYILSNIFKNYKTPIGQTKDIESFNEENDAAGSKRNLIQEYVTTALYDTLFQKHFELSSNNQKLPILPDCFRPTLCDYQARTVHWLLEREMNITIFPNYYTQLEARDGETTVYKHLLSWHIQESEPAPIKIPAGGILADEMGLGKTVEMLALLVLHQRQLSDVTPLENLCNDEPEKKRKRRSTNLFCICTRKTMTELRTCKRCKFQQHAKCVGGFDVNANNDSYICPNCWYITTQNSLLKAATTFIVTPYTIKAQWFSEINRHVTPTLKVFDYNEQVAANWISPKELATYDVVLTDYHVLRREIYHTSAYVSDRVTRNEQRSMRRLSPLLMIEWWRVCLDEAQMVESNASNVAAMVKQLPAINRWAITGTPIQRSIDDLCGLLEFIGFTEPLTPPTGWKVLVDDFVMHQNAVDDRDKAELTLVDVLQRCMWRTCKSKVDAELQIPPQSEEVHRIRLSNLEKLFYTEQHALCESSFQHVLRKHLGSAEGILKISPIIMKIILQPLLKIRQSCIIPVVNTGSGQHKGTSNVQQKQFLQPKDLHAHLKYTNEFECKSELRTMASSYNGMAAIYFIRGDYEQSIKHYEMVLRLARDYKDINISVDSLLQIHALHNIQQACYISPANVKQLSADVLSKYEEDCNALEWKYLEPYANTMTTMRTNCSNAEDTLKRLEANFDVPLLEFTNMLAEKISEVNDAFAIALLNRFRDEFATAFGGSPKLEQLQSISGMLYILVMWYQKVEVARTHLNEEFENLKFYTMNVTVRSKNTPAIWRDMTKFIRSVYDCHLNEILDDKKDREKNKTKLKSKKSKLKLCKLCQIRNALNDYECLLFNKVVDEDTNMTEGLENPSFEVALIKILFGFLRTKGPFISFLQQMDRHWEAIECRQQLCKKLIKYWIEIEYTVKAYDELDMCKMRISLAENEEEKTHFKLLDYELDDTFLEQQMNLYNAQRQFAMKLARLKYITHLEADADTGPCPICQSEDESRYAVLECGHNICLLCLRTIRQYNTHQKLCCPICRNQQNSEKIYYVTRTSTISADTNIQVIGDYSSKITYIVRLILKLQRDHSKDVQPLKILVFSQWAEILHPIAMALTQNGIRHRFNLTPRTIEEFKNPQLGVTCLLMPLHRGCNGLNLIEATHVFLVEPILNPGEEAQAIGRVHRFGQTRSTTVHRFIVCNTIEENIFNVVNAGKQTQANWEFKQMSVESLRNLFHLENDVSEEYIPNARDPIDVT; from the exons ATgcataagaaaattattttatgtaaaatagcAGTGGAGGACAACAGCGCAACTCAGCAGTCGATAGAGAACTATATGACTACATCGAATAGTTTTGAATGGGATGACAAAAAATGGACTAAGTTGTTTCCATTTCCAACGGACTTGCttgcaaaattaaatacaaatgtgcatcatgtaataacaattgataaatGTATAGATGAAATTAAGGCGGAAAACTTCCTTGCTGTTACTTATAATATTAATAGAGCTGTGCCTTCATTAGAAGACCAGTACATTctgtcaaatatatttaaaaattacaaaacgccCATAGGACAGACAAAAGACATAGAAAGTTTTAACGAAGAAAATGATGCCGCAGGTTCTAAACGTAATTTGATACAAGAATATGTCACTACGGCGCTTTATGatactttatttcaaaaacattttgaattaaGTAGTAATAATCAAAAACTGCCAATTCTACCAGATTGCTTTCGGCCCACATTATGCGATTACCAGGCTCGTACAGTTCATTGGCTATTAGAACGGGAAATGAATAtcacaatttttccaaattactATACCCAACTGGAGGCACGCGACGGCGAAACGACGGTATATAAGCATTTATTAAGTTGGCATATTCAAGAGTCTGAACCAGCACCAATTAAGATACCAGCTGGTGGCATACTTGCAGATGAAATGGGTTTGGGAAAAACAGTAGAGATGTTGGCACTTTTAGTATTACATCAACGCCAATTATCAGATGTTACACCATTAGAGAACTTATGCAATGATGAGCCGGAGAAAAAACGTAAACGCCGttctacaaatttattttgtatttgcacAAGGAAAACAATGACTGAATTACGTACATGTAAACGATGTAAATTTCAACAACATGCAAAATGTGTCGGTGGTTTCGATGTTAACGCCAACAATGATTCATATATATGTCCTAACTGTTGGTACATAACAACGCAAAACTCGTTGCTAAAAGCTGCAACCACATTCATTGTGACACCTTATACAATAAAAGCGCAATGGTTTTCTGAAATAAATAGACATGTTACACCAACTCTTAAAGTTTTCGATTACAATGAACAAGTGGCAGCCAATTGGATTAGTCCAAAAGAGTTGGCCACCTACGATGTGGTACTAACCGATTACCATGTGTTGCGCCGTGAGATATATCACACCAGCGCTTATGTTTCCGATCGTGTAACACGAAATGAGCAACGCTCAATGCGTCGCTTGTCACCATTACTTATGATCGAGTGGTGGCGGGTATGCCTTGATGAAGCACAAATGGTAGAATCAAATGCATCGAATGTAGCAGCTATGGTAAAACAACTGCcag CTATAAACCGCTGGGCCATTACTGGCACTCCCATACAACGGAGCATTGATGATTTGTGTGGTTTATTGGAATTCATCGGTTTCACAGAACCCTTAACGCCGCCAACCGGTTGGAAAGTATTAGTAGATGATTTCGTTATGCATCAAAATGCTGTAGATGATCGTGACAAAGCAGAATTGACACTTGTTGATGTTTTGCAACGTTGCATGTGGCGCACATGTAAATCTAAGGTCGATGCAGAACTGCAAATTCCACCACAATCTGAGGAGGTCCATCGCATAAGGTTGAGCAACTtggagaaattattttatactgAACAGCACGCGCTATGTGAGAGTAGTTTCCAACATGTACTTCGAAAGCATTTGGGCAGTGCTGAAGGCATATTAAAGATATCGCCgataataatgaaaatt ATTCTGCAGCCCTTGTTGAAGATACGTCAGTCATGTATCATACCAGTTGTAAACACGGGCAGTGGGCAACACAAAGGCACGTCAAACGTGCAACAGAAACAATTTCTACAGCCAAAGGACTTGCATGCGCATCTCAAATACACTAATGAGTTTGAGTGTAAATCCGAATTGCGCACCATGGCTTCGTCATACAACG gCATGGccgcaatttattttataagagGAGATTATGAGCAGTCAATTAAACACTATGAAATGGTGTTGCGTTTAGCGCGCGATTACAAAGACATCAACATTTC TGTAGACAGTTTGCTGCAAATTCACGCATTGCATAATATACAGCAAGCTTGTTACATCTCACCTGCCAATGTCAAGCAATTGTCAGCCGACGTGCTGTCGAAATATGAGGAGGATTGCAACGCCTTAGAGTGGAAATATCTGGAACCATATGCGAATACAATGACAACGATGCGTACGAATTGCAGCAATGCAGAAGACACGCTTAAACGGTTGGAGGCGAACTTCGATGTACCACTATTAGAATTTACTAATATGCTAGCCGAAAAAATTAGCGAGGTTAACGACGCGTTTGCAATCGCGTTGTTGAATCGGTTTCGTGATGAATTTGCAACCGCTTTTGGTGGCAGCCCGAAATTAGAACAATTACAAAGCATATCGGGTATGTTGTACATACTAGTAATGTGGTATCAAAAAGTGGAGGTCGCGCGAACGCATTTGAATGAGgagtttgaaaatttgaaattttacacaatgaACGTAACCGTGCGCTCGAAAAATACACCAGCCATTTGGCGTGATATGACTAAATTTATACGCAGCGTCTACGACTGTCATCTCAATGAAATACTT GACGATAAAAAGGATCGTGAAAAGAACAAAACGAAGTTAAAATCCAAGAAGTCGAAACTTAAGCTGTGTAAACTTTGCCAAATTCGCAACGCTCTTAATGATTACGAATGTCTATTATTCAATAAGGTCGTTGATGAAGACACCAACATGACGGAGGGTTTGGAAAATCCCTCTTTTGAAGTAGCACTTATTAAAA TATTATTTGGCTTTTTGCGCACGAAAGGTCCTTTCATAAGTTTCTTGCAACAAATGGACAGACATTGGGAAGCCATTGAATGTCGTCAGCAGCTTTGTAAGAAGCTCATTAAATACTGGATCGAAATTGAATACACCGTAAAGGCTTATGATGAATTGGATATGTGTAAAATGAGAATTTCTCTGGCAGAAAATGAGGAGGAGAAGACACATTTCAAATTGCTTGATTATGAG CTGGACGACACCTTTTTAGAGCAGCAAATGAACCTGTACAATGCACAGCGACAATTTGCTATGAAGCTTGCGCGCCTCAAGTACATAACACATTTGGAGGCTGATGCTGACACTGGACCATGCCCTATTTGTCAATCAGAAGATGAAAGTCGG tacGCTGTATTGGAGTGCGGACACAATATATGTCTCTTATGTTTACGAACAATACGTCAATATAATACGCATCAGAAACTATGCTGTCCGATTTGCCGCAATCAACAAAATTcagaaaa GATTTATTACGTCACACGCACGTCCACAATCTCTGCGGACACAAATATACAAGTCATCGGCGACTATTCATCCAAAATTACCTATATTGTGCGCTTGATTTTAAAGCTGCAACGAGATCACTCTAAAGACGTACagcctttaaaaattttagtattctCACAATGGGCCGAAATTTTGCATCCAATCGCAATGGCTTTAACACAAAATGGCATACGTCACCGGTTTAACTTGACGCCGCGCACAATTGAGGAATTTAAG AACCCACAATTGGGCGTCACTTGTTTGCTGATGCCTTTGCACAGAGGATGCAATGGCTTAAACCTAATAGAGGCTACACATGTTTTTCTTGTCGAACCCATACTAAATCCCGGCGAGGAAGCGCAAGCCATTGGACGCGTGCATCGTTTCGGACAGACTAG ATCAACAACGGTACATCGTTTTATTGTTTGTAATACGATTGAGGAGAATATATTCAATGTCGTGAATGCTGGCAAACAAACGCAAGCGAATTGGGAATTTAAGCAAATGTCAGTGGAGAGCTTACGGAATCtgtttcatttagaaaatgatGTTAGCGAGGAGTATATACCAAATGCAAGGGACCCAATAGATGTCACCTAA
- the LOC120771582 gene encoding uncharacterized protein LOC120771582 isoform X1 — MALTVVKYRKPGSSGTTASGAPTPAILIKSKLQPQQQQQIAKKPILKLEAGSNLIINKIPATIKPAIMKRSNTSSIEPPFKSTKYSLQTIASAGTPLTSFQWQQTIGGPGGTTITTTPTKKQQIGATISPLPSGTIIQASGVASSSSINGGIGTTITPTGNTFNAVTSQGTTLQVRRPTIVIKREFPKRSIRSVTLELIEKNPYVHLGVLANRLSLLKNIICTTANITTTDCYLTLKKMRQNEEFSLLAEYFELSETEVQQIFARTVVKLARYLRLFVRWPESKKYYDRHKNLPFAFRSTLSHVQSLIECVETDMPRLMPNDCSNYKFIFSITPTGIISYISEAFVGHHDDLTIFNASDFQNSIPKYLSLVADPGKAIRRKRKPKHPSISNSLPSSGNAETDSTTDSADESADDIEVDDSEDSQTLSRYAASRVAAELASHQTMNIVNSELTSRKVKDFTIPTMRVREPVCRQQIRHMISCLRDFKMLQPYAIQEPIIFQYLNEILIVASALTNMQR; from the exons atggCATTGACCGTAGTGAAATATCGCAAGCCTGGGAGTAGTGGAACTACCGCTTCCGGCGCACCAACTCCAGCGATATTAATAAAGAGCAAATTGCAGcctcaacagcaacaacaaattgcaaag AAACCTATATTAAAATTGGAAGCTGGGtcaaatttaattatcaataaaatacCTGCTACTATAAAGCCTGCCATAATGAAACGCAGCAACACATCATCTATTG AACCTCCTTttaaatcaacaaaatattCACTGCAAACAATAGCCAGCGCTGGCACACCGTTAACCAGCTTTCAATGGCAACAGACCATAGGTGGCCCTGGTGGTACAACCATTACCACTACTCCAACCAAAAAGCAACAGATCGGCGCTACAATCAGCCCATTACCGTCTGGTACAATTATACAAGCAAGCGGAGTGGCTTCTTCTAGCAGCATAAATGGTGGAATTGGGACGACGATTACGCCCACGGGAAACACATTTAATGCTGTCACATCACAAGGCACCACACTTCAAGTGCGACGTCCAACTATTGTTATAAAACGTGAATTTCCCAAACGTTCAATACGTAGTGTAACGCTTGAGTTGATAGAGAAGAATCCTTATGTGCATTTGGGTGTTTTGGCTAATCGTTTATCGCTACTGAAGAATATAATTTGCACCACTGCTAATATAACAACAACCGATTGCTATTTGACCTTGAAGAAGATGCGCCAAAATGAAGAATTCTCACTACTAGCCGAATACTTTGAGCTGAGCGAAACAGAAGTGCAGCAAATATTTGCTCGCACGGTAGTTAAATTGGCTCGTTATTTACGTTTGTTTGTGCGTTGGCCTgagagcaaaaaatattatgaccGACATAAAAATTTGCCTTTTGCCTTCCGTTCGACTTTGTCACATGTGCAGTCGCTGATTGAATGTGTTGAGACAGATATGCCACGTCTAATGCCAAATGATTGTAgcaattacaaatttattttcagcATTACACCAACTG GCATAATCTCATACATTTCTGAAGCTTTTGTTGGGCATCACGATGATCTAACGATATTTAATGCAtcagattttcaaaattccaTACCGAAATACCTTTCATTGGTCGCCGATCCGGGTAAAGCCATACGTCGTAAGCGAAAACCTAAGCATCCCTCTATCAGCAATTCGTTGCCATCAAGTGGCAATGCAGAAACTGATTCCACCACTGATTCAGCAGATGAATCAGCAGACGATATAGAGGTGGACGATAGTGAAGATAGTCAAACGCTTAGCCGGTATGCAGCATCGCGCGTAGCAGCAGAACTGGCTTCCCACCAAACAATGAACATTGTAAATAGCGAATTGACATCGCGCAAAGTAAAAGATTTCACCATTCCGACAATGCGTGTGCGTGAACCAGTCTGCAGACAACAAATTCGCCATATGATCAGTTGTCTGCGTGATTTTAAAATGTTACAACCATATGCCATACAAGAGCCAATCATTTTCCAATACCTCAATGAGATATTAATCGTTGCATCGGCACTTACAAATATGCAGAGGTAG
- the LOC120771582 gene encoding uncharacterized protein LOC120771582 isoform X2, protein MKRSNTSSIEPPFKSTKYSLQTIASAGTPLTSFQWQQTIGGPGGTTITTTPTKKQQIGATISPLPSGTIIQASGVASSSSINGGIGTTITPTGNTFNAVTSQGTTLQVRRPTIVIKREFPKRSIRSVTLELIEKNPYVHLGVLANRLSLLKNIICTTANITTTDCYLTLKKMRQNEEFSLLAEYFELSETEVQQIFARTVVKLARYLRLFVRWPESKKYYDRHKNLPFAFRSTLSHVQSLIECVETDMPRLMPNDCSNYKFIFSITPTGIISYISEAFVGHHDDLTIFNASDFQNSIPKYLSLVADPGKAIRRKRKPKHPSISNSLPSSGNAETDSTTDSADESADDIEVDDSEDSQTLSRYAASRVAAELASHQTMNIVNSELTSRKVKDFTIPTMRVREPVCRQQIRHMISCLRDFKMLQPYAIQEPIIFQYLNEILIVASALTNMQR, encoded by the exons ATGAAACGCAGCAACACATCATCTATTG AACCTCCTTttaaatcaacaaaatattCACTGCAAACAATAGCCAGCGCTGGCACACCGTTAACCAGCTTTCAATGGCAACAGACCATAGGTGGCCCTGGTGGTACAACCATTACCACTACTCCAACCAAAAAGCAACAGATCGGCGCTACAATCAGCCCATTACCGTCTGGTACAATTATACAAGCAAGCGGAGTGGCTTCTTCTAGCAGCATAAATGGTGGAATTGGGACGACGATTACGCCCACGGGAAACACATTTAATGCTGTCACATCACAAGGCACCACACTTCAAGTGCGACGTCCAACTATTGTTATAAAACGTGAATTTCCCAAACGTTCAATACGTAGTGTAACGCTTGAGTTGATAGAGAAGAATCCTTATGTGCATTTGGGTGTTTTGGCTAATCGTTTATCGCTACTGAAGAATATAATTTGCACCACTGCTAATATAACAACAACCGATTGCTATTTGACCTTGAAGAAGATGCGCCAAAATGAAGAATTCTCACTACTAGCCGAATACTTTGAGCTGAGCGAAACAGAAGTGCAGCAAATATTTGCTCGCACGGTAGTTAAATTGGCTCGTTATTTACGTTTGTTTGTGCGTTGGCCTgagagcaaaaaatattatgaccGACATAAAAATTTGCCTTTTGCCTTCCGTTCGACTTTGTCACATGTGCAGTCGCTGATTGAATGTGTTGAGACAGATATGCCACGTCTAATGCCAAATGATTGTAgcaattacaaatttattttcagcATTACACCAACTG GCATAATCTCATACATTTCTGAAGCTTTTGTTGGGCATCACGATGATCTAACGATATTTAATGCAtcagattttcaaaattccaTACCGAAATACCTTTCATTGGTCGCCGATCCGGGTAAAGCCATACGTCGTAAGCGAAAACCTAAGCATCCCTCTATCAGCAATTCGTTGCCATCAAGTGGCAATGCAGAAACTGATTCCACCACTGATTCAGCAGATGAATCAGCAGACGATATAGAGGTGGACGATAGTGAAGATAGTCAAACGCTTAGCCGGTATGCAGCATCGCGCGTAGCAGCAGAACTGGCTTCCCACCAAACAATGAACATTGTAAATAGCGAATTGACATCGCGCAAAGTAAAAGATTTCACCATTCCGACAATGCGTGTGCGTGAACCAGTCTGCAGACAACAAATTCGCCATATGATCAGTTGTCTGCGTGATTTTAAAATGTTACAACCATATGCCATACAAGAGCCAATCATTTTCCAATACCTCAATGAGATATTAATCGTTGCATCGGCACTTACAAATATGCAGAGGTAG